Sequence from the Hamadaea flava genome:
CGAGTTCGAGGCGCTGGCGTGGGCGAGCGACGTCGTCCGACACCTGCTGAACGCCGCCTTCTTCGGGGGACGGCTGCCCGACCGGCTGCTGCGCGCGTTCCTGAGCCCGTTGCATCGGCCGATGCCACATCCGCTGCTGCCCCGCCCTCGGCTGTTCCACCGGATCGACCGGCACATCGAAGCCGTCCTGGCCGACGCGCCACCCGGTACGCTCGCCGCCGCTCTCGCGGGGATGCCCGGCGCTGCCGAAGAGATCCGGGTCGCCCTCGCGGCCGGCTACGACACCACGGCGCACACCTTGGCCTGGGCGGCTTGGCATCTCGCGGGCGCACCCGAGTGGCGTACGCCGGACGTCCTGCCAGCGGTGCTGGACGAGGTGCTCCGGCTCTATCCGGCGGGCTGGATCGGCAGCCGGGTCGCCGCGGCCGACGTCACCGTCGCGGGGACGGACATTCCGGCGGGGACGCTGGTGCTCTACTCCCCCTACCTGACCCATCGCGATCCCGGACTATGGCCCGATCCCGAGGTGTTCCGTCCCGAGCGGTTCACCGCCGCCGGGCCGGGCCGGCCGCCCTGGGGGTTCCTGCCGTTCAGCGCTGGACGGCGTACGTGTCTCGGGGCGCACTTGGCTCGCGCGATGCTGCGCGCCGCCCTGCTGCCCTGCCTGGACGGCCGGCTCACGCAGCTCGGCGGCGATCCGACGCCGCGAGCCGGGCTGACCCTGCGACCGCGCGGTCCCCTGCGCATAGCTCACAACCGGACCTAAGCGGACCTCACGGCAGCCCGACTATCTCGGTACGCGAGATGGCCGGTAGCTGCGGTTATAGTGATCCGCGTGACGGACAGCGTGTTCCAGCGGGCCGACGACCCCCGGGCCAGGCTGATCAGCGAAATCATCAGCGAGCTACGGCTCTACTCGACGCACTCGCAGCACATCGGGGACGCCTTCGCGGCGCGTAACCAGCTCGGTCCCGCCGACCTGCATGCGCTGATCCTGATCATGGAGGCGGAACTCGCCGGGCAGCCGATCACTCCGGGCACCCTGCGGGAGGAGCTGAACTTCTCGTCCGGCTCGGTCACCGGCGTGATCGACCGGCTGGAAGCGGCGGGCCACGTCTACCGCGATCGCGACACCGCCGACCGCCGCAAGATCTTCCTCCGGTACGCCGAACCCGGCGCCGCCGTGGCCCGCGAGTTCTTCCGTCCGCTCGCCGGGCGTACGCAGGACGTCATGAAGCAGTTCACCGACGAGGAACTGGCGACGGTGCATCGCTTCCTCGCCGGGATGGTCGCCGAGATGCGGGAACACCGCGACGAACTGCGTGCTGGCTAGTCCGTCGTCTCTTAGTCCGTCGTACGCGGCCAGTTCTGTAGTAGGAAGTGCAGCGAGTCGACGATGCGCCCCCACGAGTCGTCGAGCCCCCGCGGGTGGTGGAACGCCCCGGACGCCTCCAGGTCGGCGAAACCGTGGAAGAAGCTGCGCAGGAGCCGGACGGCGTCGGTCTGGTCCGGCTCCGGCAACGCGTACGCCCGGAGGACGGCGGCAGTCGCCTCGATGAGCCGGCGAGGGCCGGACGACCGTTCGAGGACGGCCGGTTCGAGCGGCATCTGCGAAGCGGCGTACCGGCCGGGGTGGTGCACCGCGAAATCCCGGTACGCCCCGGCGAACGCGGCGAGCGCGTCGCGCCCGGCCCGGCCGGCGACCGCCGCCGCGATCCGGTCGGCGAACTCCTCGCTGGCCTTCAAGGCGACTCGTTCCCGCAGATCCTGCAGGTTCTTGACGTGCGAGTAGAGGCTGGCGTCCTTGACGCCGAAGCCCCGGGCCAGCGCGGAGACGGACACGGCGTCGAAGCCGACCTGGTCGGCCAGGTCGGCGGCGGCCAGGACCACCCGTTCGGTGCTCAGACCAGCTCTCGGCACTCGGTGCTCCGTTCCTCGGCCGCTGTTGGGCCAGTGTCGGGTCGTTGGTGGGCCGCCATCGGTCAACCTAGAGGGATAAGTCAGTTGCCTAGTATCATACGGTAGAGGCATGAGATCCCTAGCCGAGGCCGAGATCCGGTCGTCCTTCGTCAACTGCACCAAAGGCGAGGCCGTCCGCCTCTCCCTCCCCCGCGACCTCGGCGACCGGCCCTGGGCAGACCTCGACTTCCTCGCCTGGCCCGACATCTCCGCGTCCGATCGGGCGTACGTGGTCACCGAGACCGAGCCGACCGAGCCGACCGAGCCGGCCGCGCCGTCCTCGGCGACGACGCCGGACGGGCAGCTCGTCGGGGTGGCCCTGCGGCTCGCCGCGCAGAAACGCGGGCTGCTGCATCGCAGCATGTGCTCGCTGTGCCTGACGACGCATCCGGGCAACGGCGTCTCCCTCATGACCGCGCGCAAAGCCGGTGTCGCCGGGCGGCAAGGGAACTCCGTCGGCGTCTACATCTGCACCGACCTGGCCTGCTCCCTCTACGTACGCGGACTCAAGAAGCCGCACACCGGCGGGCGGCTGGACGAGACGCTCAGCGTGGACGAGCAGGTCGAGCGGCTGCGCGGCAAGCTCGACGGCTTCCTGGCCAAAATCCTCACCTGACGCGGAGTGGCCTGGCGCCCGAAGTCGATCATCGAGTTACGGAAGTGATCAGGGCGGCGGGGACGCGACACGCCGGTCGATCATGGCCGAAGGTTCATGATCGACGGGATAGTGCCCGCGGGGGCGGAGGGGCGAGCGCGAGCGTGAGCGAGCGGCGGGCGAGCGGCGGGGGCGGGGGTTAGGCGAGGAAGGTGCGGAGGGCTTCCTGGGTGGCCTGGATCAGCGCCACCAGGTCGGGGGTTATCCGGGCCGGGTGCCAGACCAGGGCGTACGTGAGGTGCAGCCGCGTTTCGAAGGGCACGAAGACCACGTCGGGCCGACGTACGGTCTCGGCCAGCAGTCGCGGGACCGGCAGCACTCCGCGTCCGGCCGCGACCAGGTCGCAGCCCGCGTACAGGTCGTCGTCGACGACGGTCACCCGGGGCTGGTGGGGTCCGGGGAACGCGGCGAGCATCGCCGACCACAGCATGCGGGGGATGAGCATCTCGTGACCGAACAGCTGCTCTACGCGTATCCCTGAGGCTGTCGCGAGGCGCTCCCCCGCGCGGACCGCGACGTGCGTCACGGGCATCCGGAAGCGGGCCGCGGACGCGAGGCCGGGCGGGAACGGTGTGGTCATGAGGGCCGCGCCGACGGATCCGCCGGTGAGCGCGGTGGTGGCGGGCTCCCAGTGCGCCGGGACCAGGGTGACCGGTACGCCTGGCTTGCGCTCCCGCAGCCGCCGGGCGATCTTCGCCGCGAGCCCGCCGACGAGCGGCGCATAAGCGAAACGAATAGCGTCCGCGTCCGGGGTCGCGAGCCGGGCGGCGTCGGAGACGAGCAGGTCGGCCTGTTCGAGCAGGGCTTCGGCCCGGGTGAGCAACGCCCGGCCCGCCTCGGTGAGCGTGACCCCGTTGGCGCGGGTCAGCAGGGTCACGCCGAGCGTGCTTTCCAGACGGGCGATGGCTTGGCTCACCGCCGGTTGGGAGATTCCCAGCTCGGCGGCGGCGGCCGAGAACCCCGCGCGGCGCGCGACCACGGTGAAGCACCGGATGTCGCGGAGCGTCGGGTCGGTGCGCACGCCCCAGTATCACTGACCGCACTGCTGGCGGCTCGGGCAAGCCCTCCCCGGCGATCGGAACATAAGCGCAGCGAATAGTGCCGACACCACCGGCCGTGACGCGGTTATCACTTTCGGCATGACTGATTTCCCGGCCTCGACCGTCCTCGGCTATCCCCGCATCGGCCCCCGGCGCGAGCTCAAACGCGCCTTGGAGTCCTATTGGGACGGATCATCCGATCGTCTTCAGGCCACGGCGGCGCAGCTCCGGGCGCAGACCTGGCTGCGGCTGCGGGAACTGGGGTTGGCGGGCATCCCGTCCAACACCTTCTCGCTCTACGACCACGTGCTGGACACGGCGGTGCTCGTGGACGCCGTGCCGGAGCGCTACCGGCATCTGCCGGAGCTGGACCGGTACTTCGCGATGGCCCGAGGCACGCAGGAGCTGCCGCCGCTGCGGATGACGAAGTGGTTCGACACCAACTACCACTATCTCGTGCCGGAGATCGACGCGACCAGCCCGTTCCGGCTCGCCTCCGACAAGCCGGCGGCGGAGTACCGCGAGGCGCTCGCACTCGGCGTCGACACCCGCCCGGTGCTGCTCGGCCCGATCACGTTCCTGCTGCTCGCACAAGCCGCGCCCGGTTCGCCGGAGGGGTTCACTCCACTGTCCCGGTTGGACGATCTGTTGCCGGTCTACACCGCCGTCCTGGCCGAGCTGGCCGAGGCAGGGGCCACCTGGGTCCAGCTCGACGAGCCCGCACTGGTCACCGACCTGACCCCCGGCCAGCTCGCGGCGGTGCGGCGGGCGTACGACCAGCTCGCGTCGGCCGGGCCGAAGATCCTGGTCGCGGGCTACTTCGGCGACCTGGGTGAGGCGTTGCCCGCGTTGTCCGCCGTGCACGGGATCGCGCTCGACCTCGTCCGGGGCGGCCTACCCGACCTGTCGCTGCTGCGCGGCAAGACGGTCGTCGCGGGCGTCGTGTCCGGGCGGGACGTGTGGCGTACCTCGCCGGACGTGCTCACCCTCGTCGACCGGTTGCGCCCGCACGCCGCCGAGGTCGTCATCGGCAGCTCGTGCCCGCTGCTCCACGTGCCGTACGACGTCGAGCAGGAGACCGACCTCGATCCGGATCTGCGCGATCGGCTCGCCTTCGCCGAGCAGAAGGTCCGCGAGATCGTCGCCCTCTCACGCGGGTCGCTCCTCGCGGGCCCGATCTCCGCGCCGGTCCCGGCCGGTTTCGGGATCACAGCCACCGCCACCCGGTCTCCCTATGCGATACGCGCAAAGGCGCAGGCGAGGCTCGGACTGCCGCCGGTGCCCACGACGACGATCGGATCGTTCCCGCAGACGGGCGATCTCCGGGAGGCCCGGGCGGCGCTGGCCGCCGGCACGGTGGACGTGGCCGAGTACGAGACCCGGGTACGCGCCGAGATCGAGCACGTCATCCGGCTGCAGGAACGGCTCGGGCTGGACGTCCTCGTCCACGGCGAACCCGAGCGCAACGACATGGTGCAGTACTTCGCCGAGCACCTCGACGGCTGCGCGGTGACCCGGCACGGCTGGGTTCAGTCGTACGGCTCCCGCTGCACCCGGCCGCCGATCATCCACGCCGACGTCAAGCGCGCCGAGCCGATCACCGTACGCTGGGCGACCCACGCCCAGTCGCTGACCGACCGCCCGGTCAAGGGCATGCTCACCGGCCCGGTGACCATCGTGGCCTGGTCCTTCGTCCGCCGGGACATCCCGCTGCGGGACGTCGTCTGGCAGCTCGCCGACGCGTTGCGGGGCGAGGTCGAGGACCTGGAGGCGGCCGGGATCGGGATCATCCAGGTGGACGAGCCCGCCCTGCGGGAACTGCTGCCACTGCGGCAATCCGCCCAGCCCGAGTACCTCGAATGGTCGGTCGGGGCGTACCGGTGGGCGACGTCCGGGGCGTCGGACGCCACGCAGATCCACACGCACCTGTGCTACTCGAACGCCGGCGAAGTGCTGGCGGCGATCGACGCCCTCGACGCCGACGTCACCACGATCGAGTCGGCCCGGTCAGGCGGGACGCTGCTGACCGCCCCCGGGATCGCCGACTACAGCCGGGGGCTGGGGCCCGGGGTGTACGACATCCACTCGCCCCGCGTCCCGGACGTCGCCGAGATCGAGGAGCACCTGCGGAAGATCCTGCGAGTCCTGCCGGCCGACCGCGTCTGGGCCAACCCCGACTGCGGGCTCAAGACCCGGGCGTACGCCCAGGTGGAGGCGGCACTGGCCAACCTGGTCGCGGCGGCCGCTCGCGTACGCGGCTGATCAGAGGGCGGCGCGGGCGTGCTCGGCGTACGCCCGCGCCGCCGGATCACCCGACGCCGCTGCCTCCACCGACGCGTACGCCGTGACGTAGTCGAGCAACCCGACGATCAGCAACAACCGAAGCAACGCCTCGTCAGCTCCGGCCAGGCGAAGGAATCCGCCCCGGGCGGTGCACGCCTGCTGTGTCGTGATCAGACTGGACAACCCGATGGAGTCGCAGAACCAGAGTCCGCGCGCGTCCACCACGATCCGGGCCCCGCCGTCGCGGACCACCCGGGTCAGGCATTCCCGGAACGCGGGCGCGCTGTCGATGTCGAGCTCCCCGGCGATCTCGACCACGGTCACCCCGAGGTCGGGGCGCTTCACGATCCGCACGCTCATCCGGACAGTCTAGGGAGGACCGGCCGAACCCGCCCGGCTACCGTGTGCCCCATGACCGCTGATCAACGGCTCGACCAGGCTCGTTCCGCGTACGAAAAAGGCACCTTCGGCGGGGATGTCGGTGACCTCGACGCCGCCGAACGAGGTCTCGACGCGCTGGAGGCCGACACCGCGCTGGCGCGTGGCCGCCTGCTGAACGTGCGATTCTTCGCCGACGGGGTCGAGGACCCCCGTGAGCTGGAGCTGTTCGAGCGGGCCGCCTCCCTGTACGCCGGCCTCGGCGACCAGCGCGGCGAAGGCGAGGCGCTCTTCTGGATCGGCATCGTCCACCAGGTCGTCCGCGACGACCGCGCGGCGTCGCTCCCCTGGTTCGAGCGATCGCTGGCGCTGGCCACCGCGACCGGCGACAAGCTGACCCAGTCGTACGCCCTGCGCCACCTCGGCGTGGTGGCGCACGCCGACGGCCGGCTCGAGCAGGCCCGGGAGTTCCTGGAGCAGTCCTCCGCGCTGCGCCGCGAACTCGGCTTCCTGTCCGGCGTCGCGGCGAACCAGGTCGGGTTGGCGTACCTCGCGTTCGGCGATGGCCGGCGCGCCGACGCGCTGTCCATCCTGGACGACGCTGCGGCGCTGGCGCGAGACACGGGCGCCGACGCCATCGCCCGTCAGGTCGCCGAAGCCCGAGCAGTCATCGCCCCCTAGCCGCCGCTCGCCCCCTTCACCGCGCCTCCGGCGCGTTTGGGCGCTGGATCAAGGTTCTGGGTCGGATCTTTCCTCAAGATTCGACCTGGAACCCTGATCCAATCGGGGTTCGGCCTCGGGCCGGCGCGCCCGGGGTGGGCGCACCGCCCGGGGTGGCCGTGGGGGACGGGGTGGGCGTGGGGGACGGGGCGTGGTCCGGCGACGGCTCGGGCCGATGAACACGCCGACCGCCACGAAGAGGTAGCCGGCCCCGGCCAGCCCGGCGCCGATCCCGGGCCGGCCGATCTCGGCGACCGCCGTGAGGAGCGCGCTGACCGCGACGGCGCACGCCATCGTGGCCAGCGTCCGATGCACCCGTCGCCGCTGACCGTAGCGGGACGGCCAGGTTCCGCGTACGCCGAAGATCGCGACCAGCATCATCAGCAGCAGCCCCAGGACCGAGAAGTACAGGTCGGCGAAGGTCTGTGCGGCGACGTCGATCGCCTGCGACATGAGGTCGGCGTACGTGACCGGCGCGGCCGACTCCGCCGAGGCCACCGGGGCCGCCCACGGCAGGGTGAAGGTGCCGATCGCCACGAGCAGCAATCCGGTGAGGACGAAGATCAGCCCGATGGGCGGATCACGGCGAGCCTCGGGCATCGTTCCCTTATACCATCAGGCGGCCGGTGCATTCACGGTGAGGAATTCGGCGATCTTCGCGCGCAGCGGCTGGACGCCCACCGTCGGGTCGCTCAACCAGAGCCCGTGGTTCGCCGAGGCCTCCCCGAGCAGCAGCGTACGCGGAACGCTCTTGGGCGTGGCGTCGTAGAGCTGCTTGGCGGCGTCGGCGAAGGTGCTCTCGTACTCGCCCGCGCTGTAGAACACCGGGCTGGCGAGCTTGCCCGCGCCCGCCAACGCGTCGTCGGCGGCGAACGTCGTCGGGGCGGACAGGCTCACCACGGCCTTCGGCGGCGGGGTGAGCTGCGGGGCGGCGGCCACGGAGGCGGTCGCGCCCATCGACCCGCCGATGAGGACGATGTCGGCCGCGCCGTCCTTACGCAGGAAGGCGGCGGCCGCGACGACCTGGCGCGCCTGCGGAACGGCGGCCGACGCCGGCGACGCCCCGAACCCGGCGAAGTCGAAGACCATCGCCCGGTAGCCGCGTCCGGCCAACTCCTTCGCGTACGGCATGCCCTGGCAGACGTCGCCGCCGTTCATGTGGGCGATGACGATGCCGGTCGAGCCCTCGCCGAAGACCAGCCCGTACAGGTCGGCGCTCTCCTCGGCGCCGAAGTGGACGGCCCGCCCGGCGGCGGCCGCCTCCTCGCAGTTGGCCCCGGCGCGAGGACCGGACGGTTCGGCTGCGGGCTTCGCGCCGCCGCCACAGGCCGCAGCCGCCAGCACCGACAACAGGGCGGCGCAGGAAAACACCTTGGTGAGCTTCATGAGCGAAGGACGCTGGAAGCGCTCCCAGAAGTTGCGTCCACTGCCGAGAATCCCACGATCCGGAACATCAGGCGTTGGCGTGGGCCCGGATGTCCGGCGCCTTGGGCGCGGGCAGTCCCGCCGCGGCCGAGACGAACAGCCGCAACGCCGGGTGGAACGTCCAGCCGTGTTCCTGCCACAGGCGCTGGAACACCGGCGTGTACAGCTGCCGGAGCAGCATGTTCGTCCACTGCTCGGCGGTCGCCGGAGCGATCCCGCCGGACTGCTCGTGCAGCAGCACGGATTCGTGCCAGGTCAGCAGGATCGTCCAGGCCTGCGTCACCCGTACGCGGGAATCGTCGTCGAGCGCGTCCAGGTCTTCGCCCTCGAAGAGCACCCGATGGATGTACGGATATCGGGCGACCAGCTCGTGGTAAGGCTCCCGCGACCGCAGCACCGCCTGATGATTCGCCGTACGCAACGCGCGGCGTACGCCCCGCACATGCAGGGCGAGCAGCACGAGTGCGGTGCTGACCACCACGACCCAGGTCAGCATCAAGAACACGGCCTCTGTCGTCAGCCTCATCCCGGCGTCACCCCCATCGGTGCCACACGATACGACGACCGCACAACGCGCCGCACCGGTGGAGCGTACTGTCGGCAGTCATGACGGACGTGTGGTCGGCGGGCGACGCGTACGAGGCTTATGTGGGCCGCTGGAGCCGGGCGGTCGCTGCGATCTTCGTGCCCTGGCTGGGCGTACGCCCGAACGCCCGATGGCTCGACGTCGGCTGCGGAACGGGCGCGCTGACGGCGGCGGTGCTGATCCTGGCGGAGCCGGCGAGCATCGTCGGGGTGGACTCGTCGGCGGGATTCCTGGGCACCGCCCGGAATCGGGTCACCGACCCCCGGGCGGAGTTCTACCTGGGCGACGCCCGCGAGCTGCGGCTGGCCAGTTCGGCGTACGACGCGGTGATCAGCGGGCTCGCGATCAACTTCGTGCCTGAGCCGGGCGCGGCGCTGACCGAGTTCGCCCGGGTCGCCAAGCCCGGCGGGGTCGTGGCGGCGTATGTCTGGGACTACGCCGAGGGCATGGAGCTGATGCGGCACTTCTGGGCGGCCGCGACCACGGTCGATCCCGGCGCCGAGCGGTTCCATGAGGGCTCCCGGTTCGCGCTCTGCCATCCCGATCCGCTCCGGGCACTGTGGACCGGCGCGGGCCTGAGCGACGTCGTGGTCGACTCCATCGAGATCCCGACCGTGTTCCCGACCTTCGCCGACTACTGGCAGCCCTTCCTCGGCGGGCAGGGCCCCGGCCCCGCGTACGCCATGTCCCTCGACGAACCGCGCCGAGCCGCTCTGCGCGATGAGCTGCGCAGCCGGCTCGGCGAGGGTCCGATCGAACTCACCGCCCGGGCCTGGGCGGTCCGCGGAACCCGCTAGTCCGCGCGTCTACTCCTCCCAGTCGCACTGGATGCGGCGGACGCTCGGCGCGGAGACGAGTTGGGTGCCCGGCCGCCCCGGCACGCGCACGTTGACGAACCCGCCCTCGACCGCGAATCGGATGTCCTCCAGCCGGTCCACCGGCTGGCCGGCCTTGTCGAGCAGGGCGTACCCGCCGACCAGTTCGATGCTGCCCCGTCGCCATTGCCGCTTCATCGCACGACCTCCTCAGCCCGATCCGCCGCCGCGAGCACCGTCGGGAAGTCCGATCCGGGCGCCGCCACGGAGTCCAATGCCGGCGCGGCCGGGAAGTCCAGCTCCGGCTGCGCCAGGTGGTTGAAGTAGTTCGACAGGACGTTGAGCGCGACGTGGGCGACGACTTCGGCGACCTCGGCGTCGGTCACCCCGGCCGCCCGGATCTCGGCGAGGGTCGCGTCGTCCACCTTCCCCCGCGTACGCATGACGTCCCGAGCCAGGCGCAGCACCGCTTCGGCGTGCGGGTCGGCGTC
This genomic interval carries:
- a CDS encoding tetratricopeptide repeat protein; protein product: MTADQRLDQARSAYEKGTFGGDVGDLDAAERGLDALEADTALARGRLLNVRFFADGVEDPRELELFERAASLYAGLGDQRGEGEALFWIGIVHQVVRDDRAASLPWFERSLALATATGDKLTQSYALRHLGVVAHADGRLEQAREFLEQSSALRRELGFLSGVAANQVGLAYLAFGDGRRADALSILDDAAALARDTGADAIARQVAEARAVIAP
- a CDS encoding TetR/AcrR family transcriptional regulator, whose protein sequence is MPRAGLSTERVVLAAADLADQVGFDAVSVSALARGFGVKDASLYSHVKNLQDLRERVALKASEEFADRIAAAVAGRAGRDALAAFAGAYRDFAVHHPGRYAASQMPLEPAVLERSSGPRRLIEATAAVLRAYALPEPDQTDAVRLLRSFFHGFADLEASGAFHHPRGLDDSWGRIVDSLHFLLQNWPRTTD
- a CDS encoding class I SAM-dependent methyltransferase, translating into MTDVWSAGDAYEAYVGRWSRAVAAIFVPWLGVRPNARWLDVGCGTGALTAAVLILAEPASIVGVDSSAGFLGTARNRVTDPRAEFYLGDARELRLASSAYDAVISGLAINFVPEPGAALTEFARVAKPGGVVAAYVWDYAEGMELMRHFWAAATTVDPGAERFHEGSRFALCHPDPLRALWTGAGLSDVVVDSIEIPTVFPTFADYWQPFLGGQGPGPAYAMSLDEPRRAALRDELRSRLGEGPIELTARAWAVRGTR
- a CDS encoding alpha/beta fold hydrolase, which encodes MKLTKVFSCAALLSVLAAAACGGGAKPAAEPSGPRAGANCEEAAAAGRAVHFGAEESADLYGLVFGEGSTGIVIAHMNGGDVCQGMPYAKELAGRGYRAMVFDFAGFGASPASAAVPQARQVVAAAAFLRKDGAADIVLIGGSMGATASVAAAPQLTPPPKAVVSLSAPTTFAADDALAGAGKLASPVFYSAGEYESTFADAAKQLYDATPKSVPRTLLLGEASANHGLWLSDPTVGVQPLRAKIAEFLTVNAPAA
- a CDS encoding LysR family transcriptional regulator, with amino-acid sequence MRTDPTLRDIRCFTVVARRAGFSAAAAELGISQPAVSQAIARLESTLGVTLLTRANGVTLTEAGRALLTRAEALLEQADLLVSDAARLATPDADAIRFAYAPLVGGLAAKIARRLRERKPGVPVTLVPAHWEPATTALTGGSVGAALMTTPFPPGLASAARFRMPVTHVAVRAGERLATASGIRVEQLFGHEMLIPRMLWSAMLAAFPGPHQPRVTVVDDDLYAGCDLVAAGRGVLPVPRLLAETVRRPDVVFVPFETRLHLTYALVWHPARITPDLVALIQATQEALRTFLA
- the metE gene encoding 5-methyltetrahydropteroyltriglutamate--homocysteine S-methyltransferase, which translates into the protein MTDFPASTVLGYPRIGPRRELKRALESYWDGSSDRLQATAAQLRAQTWLRLRELGLAGIPSNTFSLYDHVLDTAVLVDAVPERYRHLPELDRYFAMARGTQELPPLRMTKWFDTNYHYLVPEIDATSPFRLASDKPAAEYREALALGVDTRPVLLGPITFLLLAQAAPGSPEGFTPLSRLDDLLPVYTAVLAELAEAGATWVQLDEPALVTDLTPGQLAAVRRAYDQLASAGPKILVAGYFGDLGEALPALSAVHGIALDLVRGGLPDLSLLRGKTVVAGVVSGRDVWRTSPDVLTLVDRLRPHAAEVVIGSSCPLLHVPYDVEQETDLDPDLRDRLAFAEQKVREIVALSRGSLLAGPISAPVPAGFGITATATRSPYAIRAKAQARLGLPPVPTTTIGSFPQTGDLREARAALAAGTVDVAEYETRVRAEIEHVIRLQERLGLDVLVHGEPERNDMVQYFAEHLDGCAVTRHGWVQSYGSRCTRPPIIHADVKRAEPITVRWATHAQSLTDRPVKGMLTGPVTIVAWSFVRRDIPLRDVVWQLADALRGEVEDLEAAGIGIIQVDEPALRELLPLRQSAQPEYLEWSVGAYRWATSGASDATQIHTHLCYSNAGEVLAAIDALDADVTTIESARSGGTLLTAPGIADYSRGLGPGVYDIHSPRVPDVAEIEEHLRKILRVLPADRVWANPDCGLKTRAYAQVEAALANLVAAAARVRG
- a CDS encoding MarR family winged helix-turn-helix transcriptional regulator → MFQRADDPRARLISEIISELRLYSTHSQHIGDAFAARNQLGPADLHALILIMEAELAGQPITPGTLREELNFSSGSVTGVIDRLEAAGHVYRDRDTADRRKIFLRYAEPGAAVAREFFRPLAGRTQDVMKQFTDEELATVHRFLAGMVAEMREHRDELRAG
- a CDS encoding FBP domain-containing protein, translated to MRSLAEAEIRSSFVNCTKGEAVRLSLPRDLGDRPWADLDFLAWPDISASDRAYVVTETEPTEPTEPAAPSSATTPDGQLVGVALRLAAQKRGLLHRSMCSLCLTTHPGNGVSLMTARKAGVAGRQGNSVGVYICTDLACSLYVRGLKKPHTGGRLDETLSVDEQVERLRGKLDGFLAKILT
- a CDS encoding cytochrome P450, whose protein sequence is MIRDLWRWVRDPVALLTERAAVAPAFELSLWRRAVVGYCPEWNRVVLGDLATFRAAGSLSGLTPYLAGGVVHSDVPEHDERRRDLNPSFHNRSLAVLLDRLDDVAARCAPAAEFEALAWASDVVRHLLNAAFFGGRLPDRLLRAFLSPLHRPMPHPLLPRPRLFHRIDRHIEAVLADAPPGTLAAALAGMPGAAEEIRVALAAGYDTTAHTLAWAAWHLAGAPEWRTPDVLPAVLDEVLRLYPAGWIGSRVAAADVTVAGTDIPAGTLVLYSPYLTHRDPGLWPDPEVFRPERFTAAGPGRPPWGFLPFSAGRRTCLGAHLARAMLRAALLPCLDGRLTQLGGDPTPRAGLTLRPRGPLRIAHNRT
- a CDS encoding STAS domain-containing protein — its product is MSVRIVKRPDLGVTVVEIAGELDIDSAPAFRECLTRVVRDGGARIVVDARGLWFCDSIGLSSLITTQQACTARGGFLRLAGADEALLRLLLIVGLLDYVTAYASVEAAASGDPAARAYAEHARAAL
- a CDS encoding carboxymuconolactone decarboxylase family protein — translated: MPRLTQVTDDPTGLLDKVRQQLGRVPNLYATMANGPAALDGYLALRSHLVKGKLTARLREQLALLVAEENGCDYCVAAHTFRGKLMKLTDGELLATRVAEDADPHAEAVLRLARDVMRTRGKVDDATLAEIRAAGVTDAEVAEVVAHVALNVLSNYFNHLAQPELDFPAAPALDSVAAPGSDFPTVLAAADRAEEVVR